A region of Elusimicrobiota bacterium DNA encodes the following proteins:
- the bcp gene encoding thioredoxin-dependent thiol peroxidase, whose translation MLKVGDRAPNFSALDQNGEKVELSSFKGKSVVLYFYPKDLTPGCTVEACGFRDDHGAFKKKGAVVLGVSKDGAASHKKFAEKHGLPFPLLADESGSIVKAYGAWGEKSMYGKKYMGILRVTYVLGADGRVKAVFPKVKPAGHSTEILAVL comes from the coding sequence ATGTTGAAAGTTGGAGACCGGGCCCCGAATTTTTCGGCGCTGGATCAGAACGGGGAAAAGGTGGAACTTTCCAGTTTCAAGGGAAAGTCCGTTGTTTTGTATTTCTATCCGAAAGACCTGACGCCGGGGTGTACCGTGGAGGCTTGCGGGTTTCGGGACGATCACGGGGCCTTCAAAAAAAAGGGGGCCGTGGTGTTAGGCGTCAGCAAAGACGGGGCCGCCTCGCACAAGAAGTTCGCCGAAAAGCACGGACTCCCTTTTCCTCTTTTGGCCGACGAATCGGGATCCATCGTCAAAGCCTATGGGGCCTGGGGGGAAAAGTCCATGTATGGCAAGAAATACATGGGGATCCTGCGCGTTACCTACGTGCTGGGCGCCGATGGCCGCGTAAAGGCGGTTTTTCCAAAGGTCAAGCCCGCCGGCCATTCAACCGAAATTTTGGCGGTTCTTTGA
- a CDS encoding DUF2203 domain-containing protein, which yields MIQRYFTLQEAQACLPRVRELVAEVQELKRRAHAKISHWRTRGEANFVELAVSQGQVEFLYSEVRHRLETLLDLGCVPKDMDQGLVDFPARIPGYGEGYFCWKAGEAEVGHWHGLTEGFSGRKPIVEAGVPWKTLPGFRSPLR from the coding sequence ATGATTCAGCGCTATTTTACTTTGCAAGAGGCTCAAGCGTGCCTGCCGCGGGTTCGGGAGCTGGTGGCCGAGGTTCAAGAGCTGAAACGGCGAGCCCACGCTAAAATCTCCCACTGGCGGACCAGGGGAGAAGCCAATTTTGTCGAACTGGCCGTGTCGCAGGGGCAAGTCGAATTCCTTTATTCCGAGGTTCGCCATCGGCTGGAAACGCTCCTGGACCTGGGATGCGTTCCGAAGGATATGGATCAAGGTCTGGTGGATTTTCCTGCGCGGATCCCCGGATATGGGGAGGGGTATTTTTGTTGGAAGGCCGGAGAAGCGGAGGTGGGCCACTGGCACGGGCTGACCGAAGGTTTTTCGGGTCGGAAGCCGATCGTCGAAGCGGGGGTTCCCTGGAAAACCCTGCCAGGATTTCGCTCGCCGCTCCGGTAA